GTTTGATGTTGTTTTGCTGCCAGTCGAGGTTTACAGCGGTTTTCAGTTGAGTAGACTACAAAATTTAGTAAACTAGAGAAGCCGTATAAATACTCATGCAAATGCCTGCCCCTTACTCAAGTGATCTACGTCAACGTGTTATTGATGCTTATAAAGGTAAAGAAGGGTCGTTTCGACAACTTGCCGACCGCTTTAAGGTAAGCTTATCGTTCGTTCAACGGTTAATAAATCGCTATCAAAAAACAGGACTTGTAGCTCCAAAGCCTCATGGAGGTGGAGCAGCAGCTAAATTAACAGTTGAAGATTTACCAATCGTGCAACAGTTGGTGAATGAACAACCAGATGCCTTACTGTCCGAATTATGCGATCGCTTGGTAGAACGAAGTGCATTAAAAATCAGTGTTCCGACGATGCACCGTGCAGTTCATCGCTTAGGACTAACCACTAAAAAAAACCCTATATGCCAGTGAGCAAGAAAGTTCACGGATCTTTGAGATGCGTTTTGAGTATCGGGATTGGGTGTTGGGCATTGACCCTCACAATTTGGTGTTTGTGGATGAGTCCGGCTTAAAATTGGGAATGACACGTCTGTATGGACGCGCTTCAAGTGGCGAAAGGTTGTATGACTCAACACAACGGAATCAAGGAAAAAATATATCGTTGATTGGGGCGTTAAGTTTGGACGGGCTGATTGCCACTATGAGTATCCCTGGCAGTGTTAACACGCTCTGTCTTTGCGACTTATATCAGGGAGGTTTTAGCGCCGCAGTTGTGGGTGGGAGCAATAGTAGTAATGGATAATTTATCACTACATCATGCTCAAGTGGTTCGAGATCTGATTGAGGCGGTCGGCGCTAAAGTGGTCTTTTTACCACCTTATTCCCCAGATCTATCTCCAATTGAATTGTGTTGGTCAAAATTAAAACAGTGCCTGCGTCCTGCCAAAGCCCAAACAACGGAGACACTTAACCAAGTTTTAACACAAATTGTGACTGAGCGGATATCGTCTGACGATGCTTGGGGATGGTTCGCTCACTGTGGTCTATCCATATGAAAACCGCTGTAAAAGGTGAGGGGATAGAGGTAAGTGTCACAGTAGTAGACCAACTGTTGGAGAAATACAATTACCGCAAACGCAAAGCCCAGAAACGTTTGATAACAGGTGAACATCGACAACGCAATGAAAAGTTTGAAAACATTGAACAATTGAAAGTTTCTTATCAACAAGCAGGCAATCCGGTTTTGAGCATGGATACTAAAAAAATAACTAATCGGACAGTTGTATCGAGAAGGACGGATGTATACTACAGAAGAAATTCAGGTCTTCGACAGGACTTGGAAATCTTTGGCTGTTGGAGTTGCATTCATGCAACAAAGCCCTCTTCCAACAGTTTTAGAACACCACCGTCTCATTATTCCAACTTAAGTTGAAATAAATCTGAACTTAAGTACAGTTGAAGCTGAGTACTTCAGATCGCTCATCGGCGATCTTTTTGCTACTTAAAATATAAACTCTGAATTGATGACAGCTTCAAGCTGACTCCATATATTAAGTTATATAGATATTAGTCAGGATTGACAAAAATAAATTTCACAGTGCCACCTGTGAAGTGAATGCTTTTTTCGTCGAGGTTTAGAATGAGTGACAATACTTTTGCCCAAGCAACTGGCGATACGCAAAAGCTAAAGCCTCCGGCTTATCGCAATCAATTAGTTGTACTACCATCCCAGCGAGATCATCGACAAGGATCGCCCAATGCCAAAGTTGTGCTGCTTTGATAACACTACCTTCATGCTTTCATACTATTTCACAAAAACTCCGATATAAATACAGAGGGTTCTATAGATGAATACATTTCAAATAAAAACTACCAAAGGAAATAACAAGCCAGCTATATCGTCAGGAATAGATCCTTACATATGGCTTGTAGAAAAAATTGAACCCACCCGTACCGATCTTCTAAATCACCCAGTTTACAAACAATTGGGAGATATAGCATCTTTGCGGATATTTATGGAATCCCACATATTTGCTATTTGGGATTTTATGTCACTGATTAAAACTCTTCAACACCGAGTCACTTGCTTAGATGTGCCGTGGCTTCCACCGACAGATATTAATTCAGCAAGAATGGTTAACGAGATTGTTCTAGCTGAAGAGACTGATGAAGTTACCCCAGAGTGTTACACAAGTCATTTTGATCTTTATCTAACTGCTATGTCAGAGATTGGGGCTGATAGCAGTTCAATCCGACAGTTTATTTACTCTCTTCAACAAGGTTTTTCTGCTGAGGAAGCTCTAGCCCCTCTTTCCATACCCGAATCGACAAAAACCTTTGTACTTTCCACCTTAACCACTGTCAGCAAGTCAACCCATGAAATTGCGGCGGCTTTTTTACTAGGTCGAGAGGACATCGTACCTGCTATGTTTAGGCAAATCCTTGGCAGTTTAGAAAGTTCTCATGTATTCACCTGCAATTCCTTGCAACTTTACCTCGACCGACACACTTTTCTTGATGAGGATCAGCATGTCCCAATGGGGCAAAAACTCTTAAAAAATCTTTGTGGTAATGACCCTTTGAAGTGGGAACAAGCTTTACATTCTGCTCACAGCGCTCTCAAAGTACGCTATTCCCTATGGGATGGCATAGCGCAGTCGATTCAGGAAAACAGAGAGAATCCATAAGTTTAGTAGAGCCTAGTAGTCCACCAAGCAAACTTTGCTGGGTCAGGTCGTCGGGTATAAGCGCTCCATCTTTTGGCGTGCATCCGTGGTTTGAAAGCGCCAATTGACACTTGCTCGCTTATGATTGCGTTGTTGCTCCCAGGCTGCGATTTCTGATTTTAATAATTGGCGATCGCCAATCCGTCTCTCTAAACATTGACGAGATAAAACGGACAATTCAATCTCCACCTGGTTAAGCCAACTGGCATGTTTTGGGGTGTAGTGAAACTCGCGCTTTTTGAACAATTCTACGCGCTTCTTGCGGCTCAAAAACTTCATACAATGCGGCTGGATTATGGATGTTTAGGTTATCAACGACCAAACGAATAACGTCAGCCTCCCGGCAATAAATATCTACTAAATCCTTCATTTGCTTTGCAAAATCTACCTTTGTGCGCTGCTCTGTAACTTCAATATGTCGCCATCCAGCTAATGGTTGAAAATACGCAAATAAATTAACACTGCCGTTACGCTTATACTCGCAATCATAACGCTCTGGTTGGTCGGGTTCAGGAGGCAACGGTTGCCTAACCTCTTCTACGAGTTGATAT
This DNA window, taken from Tolypothrix sp. NIES-4075, encodes the following:
- a CDS encoding helix-turn-helix domain-containing protein — translated: MPAPYSSDLRQRVIDAYKGKEGSFRQLADRFKVSLSFVQRLINRYQKTGLVAPKPHGGGAAAKLTVEDLPIVQQLVNEQPDALLSELCDRLVERSALKISVPTMHRAVHRLGLTTKKNPICQ
- a CDS encoding transposase, with protein sequence MGAIVVMDNLSLHHAQVVRDLIEAVGAKVVFLPPYSPDLSPIELCWSKLKQCLRPAKAQTTETLNQVLTQIVTERISSDDAWGWFAHCGLSI
- a CDS encoding transposase — protein: MRFEYRDWVLGIDPHNLVFVDESGLKLGMTRLYGRASSGERLYDSTQRNQGKNISLIGALSLDGLIATMSIPGSVNTLCLCDLYQGGFSAAVVGGSNSSNG
- a CDS encoding ISAzo13-like element transposase-related protein, with the translated sequence MKTAVKGEGIEVSVTVVDQLLEKYNYRKRKAQKRLITGEHRQRNEKFENIEQLKVSYQQAGNPVLSMDTKKITNRTVVSRRTDVYYRRNSGLRQDLEIFGCWSCIHATKPSSNSFRTPPSHYSNLS
- a CDS encoding DUF3050 domain-containing protein — protein: MNTFQIKTTKGNNKPAISSGIDPYIWLVEKIEPTRTDLLNHPVYKQLGDIASLRIFMESHIFAIWDFMSLIKTLQHRVTCLDVPWLPPTDINSARMVNEIVLAEETDEVTPECYTSHFDLYLTAMSEIGADSSSIRQFIYSLQQGFSAEEALAPLSIPESTKTFVLSTLTTVSKSTHEIAAAFLLGREDIVPAMFRQILGSLESSHVFTCNSLQLYLDRHTFLDEDQHVPMGQKLLKNLCGNDPLKWEQALHSAHSALKVRYSLWDGIAQSIQENRENP